A stretch of Lathyrus oleraceus cultivar Zhongwan6 chromosome 6, CAAS_Psat_ZW6_1.0, whole genome shotgun sequence DNA encodes these proteins:
- the LOC127093475 gene encoding uncharacterized protein LOC127093475 isoform X1: MSSTENINKSSSRITWEGCSVLLDINDGDRLVFARLSPAAKLKIGNKNCSLQPLIGCPFGTVFQLDTSDSDGPFLSPFQPKGDVNNTDEIKDGHFQAESKDDQPNSESKDNRSLIDNNTAQSLTGEDIEDMRRQGAKGNEIIEALIANSATFDKKTSFSQEKYRLKKQKKYAPRVLIRRPVARSICEAYFKKYPLKIGFLRVDTLSLLLSMANVSSNSDILVVDMVGGLLTGAVAERLGGTGFVCNSYLGQTPHSMDIVRIFNLSDEICKRIVRSSISDLLSPKESRPQNPKQDVGSVESQSIDQMSVSVSMEEASHSPENGISDIGAENTTFPALKAYKATKAGEKASQEILDSWKENGFSSLIIAAPDLDTWTVVRDLLPLLSNSAPFAIYHQYLQPLATCMHNLQLEKMAIGLQITEPWLREYQVLPSRTHPHMQMSAFGGYILSGTKICSS, from the exons ATGTCTTCCACTGAAAACATTAACAAATCGAGTTCCAGAATCACATGGGAAGGTTGCAGCGTCTTGCTTGATATCAACGACGGCGACCGTCTCGTCTTCGCCCGTCTCTCCCCTGCAGC GAAATTGAAGATTGGGAATAAGAATTGTTCATTGCAGCCATTGATTGGTTGTCCCTTTGGTACTGTTTTTCAACTTGACACTTCCGACTCCGACGGTCCTTTTCTATCGCCATTCCAACCCAAAG GTGATGTAAATAACACTGACGAAATAAAAGATGGTCATTTCCAAGCTGAGTCAAAAGATGATCAACCCAACAGTGAGTCGAAGGACAACCGGTCGTTGATAGACAATAATACTGCACAAAGCCTCACTGGTGAAGATATAGAAGACATGCGAAG ACAGGGTGCTAAGGGTAATGAAATAATTGAAGCTCTCATTGCAAATAGTGCAACATTTGATAAGAAAACATCATTCTCACAG GAGAAATATAGACTTAAGAAGCAGAAGAAATATGCACCAAGGGTACTTATAAGGCGTCCTGTTGCTCGAAG CATATGTGAGGCCTATTTCAAGAAGTATCCATTGAAAATTGG GTTCTTGAGGGTGGATACATTGTCCCTTCTACTTTCAATGGCTAATGTTTCTTCTAATTCTGACATTCTTGTTGTTGATATGGTTGGTGGCCTTCTTACTGGTGCCGTGGCAGAACGTTTAGGAG GCACCGGTTTTGTATGCAACTCATATCTTGGGCAGACACCACACTCCATGGATATTGTGAGGATATTTAATTTAAGCGATGAAATCTGCAAGAG AATCGTAAGGTCTTCCATATCTGACTTGTTGTCGCCAAAGGAATCACGTCCGCAAAACCCGAAACAAGATGTCGGCAGTGTGGAAAGCCAGTCAATT GATCAAATGAGTGTATCAGTCAGCATGGAGGAAGCATCTCATTCACCAGAAAATGGAATTTCTGATATTGGTGCTGAAAATACCACATTTCCTGCTCTAAAAGCTTACAAAGCTACAAAGGCTGGAGAAAAGGCGTCTCAAGAGATCCTTGACTCGTGGAAGGAAAATGGTTTTTCTAG CCTAATTATTGCTGCACCAGACTTGGATACTTGGACAGTGGTTAGAGACCTCTTGCCACTTTTATCTAACTCTGCCCCCTTTGCTATTTATCACCAATATCTTCAG CCTCTAGCAACTTGCATGCACAATCTGCAGCTTGAGAAAATGGCCATTGGATTGCAAATAACAGAGCCGTGGCTTCGTGAATACCAGGTACTTCCATCAAGAACTCATCCGCATATGCAAATGAGTGCATTTGGAGGTTACATTCTCAGTGGGACAAAGATCTGCAGCAGCTGA
- the LOC127093474 gene encoding putative disease resistance RPP13-like protein 1 has protein sequence MPIVLEGALSASLDALREKIASATKLDAELLKSLDVTLMDLQYLLHDAEKKITDPAVTDWLNKLHDLVYEAEDLFDEINTEDLRYKVEADKVLQNFSSFFKRFNRDINSKLRKLIEKLQHLRNRNPGLNVRGFYLVWNVTPTNSVVGDESAIYGRDDEIKILKELLMWEEDGGSKIRVISIVGMAGSGKTTLAKLLYNDHDVREKFNLRGWTHIPEFRDIFTVTKTILESFTSKRYETDDLKILQLQLQQTLSDTKFLLVLDDISSARYVDWTILNDIFNLGNMGSKIIITTRDESFALSMQNPLYVYHLRSLETEDIWFLLARLAFVGGNYQQHSNLEMVGREIAKECGGLPLAEVELGRILRLNLTQNYWSDVFNSSIWESPNGMVQQALLLRYQYLPGPLKRCFAYCSIFPKNSILEKKMLVQLWIAEGFIPYPKSDKTWEEVAEDYFDELVSWSLIHQCSNDNDGRNFEMHDLAQDLAMTVSFPYYIRLEKHKPHKKVLHLSYNRAEYNKFDELDELKGLRSFLAMPLQDSPVSYSMPKRIFFDLLSTKTHLHVLSLSHYQNITKLPNSIGNLIYLRYLNLSGTRIKRLSSEMCKLYNLQTLLLSKCFELTELPRDMGKLVNLRHLDIRGTKLKEMPVQMSTLENLQTLSDFIVSVKDVGLKIGDLGKYPHLRGNLSISQLENVTDPSHAFEANLMFKKEIDELELGWSYTAHSNSQIQSVVLERLRPPTNLKGLIISGYGGDKLPNWLGDSIFGNMVRLSISECKNCSGLPSLGKLSNLKELFISKMQSVKSVDIEFYGSGSPSFQPFPSLKTLHFNHMDEWEEWELIGGSSPEFPSLTHLSLGYCPKLNGNIPCNLLKLTYLSVKLCSELRGMTLYNLPSLIELELTECPLLFETTPLFDSQLPSCLNSLQKMTLKNIPSLTSFPKDGLPKTLHSLHIDYCENLEFLSHESFHNYSSLEHLTISNCCNPMTSFTLCPLPVLQSLYIGGCKHLKSILIVEDVSQQNLLFLRTITVEFCNELESVSLTGFPIPNLTHLTVRQCEKLYSLPRPMNRLASLHTLKIDGLPNLKQVSRDDLPLSLRVLYG, from the coding sequence ATGCCGATTGTTCTTGAAGGAGCACTTTCAGCTTCCTTGGATGCGTTAAGGGAAAAAATTGCTTCTGCTACTAAGCTTGACGCTGAGCTGTTGAAAAGCCTAGATGTAACACTCATGGACCTTCAATATTTACTTCATGATGCTGAGAAGAAGATCACCGATCCTGCGGTCACGGATTGGTTGAACAAGTTGCATGATCTTGTCTATGAAGCTGAAGATTTGTTCGACGAAATCAATACTGAGGATTTAAGGTACAAAGTTGAAGCTGATAAGGTTCTTCaaaacttttcttctttttttaAAAGGTTTAACAGAGATATCAATTCTAAACTGCGAAAGTTAATTGAAAAACTGCAACATTTGAGAAATCGAAATCCTGGATTGAATGTACGTGGTTTCTACCTTGTTTGGAATGTAACTCCTACAAATTCTGTTGTGGGAGATGAATCTGCTATTTATGGCAGAGATGATGAAATAAAGATACTTAAAGAGCTTCTGATGTGGGAGGAGGATGGTGGAAGTAAAATACGAGTGATTTCCATTGTGGGTATGGCAGGATCAGGAAAAACAACATTAGCTAAACTCCTTTACAATGACCATGATGTTAGAGAGAAATTTAACTTGAGAGGTTGGACACATATTCCAGAATTTCGTGATATTTTCACCGTCACTAAAACCATTCTTGAGTCTTTCACATCAAAAAGATATGAGACGGATGACCTCAAGATTCTACAGCTGCAATTGCAACAAACTTTAAGCGATACAAAGTTTTTGCTAGTGTTGGATGATATATCTTCTGCAAGATATGTTGATTGGACTATTCTAAATGATATTTTTAATCTTGGGAATATGGGGAGTAAGATCATCATCACAACTCGAGATGAAAGCTTTGCGCTATCCATGCAAAATCCTCTCTATGTCTACCATTTAAGATCTTTGGAAACTGAAGATATCTGGTTTTTACTAGCAAGACTTGCATTTGTAGGAGGAAACTACCAACAACATTCTAATCTAGAAATGGTTGGTAGAGAAATTGCCAAAGAATGTGGTGGCTTACCATTAGCTGAAGTAGAATTGGGGCGTATTCTTCGACTCAATTTGACACAAAATTATTGGAGTGATGTATTTAACAGTAGTATTTGGGAGTCGCCAAATGGTATGGTACAACAAGCTCTGCTATTGAGGTATCAATATCTTCCAGGTCCTTTAAAAAGATGTTTTGCTTATTGTTCCATTTTTCCAAAGAACTCAATCTTAGAGAAAAAGATGTTGGTTCAGTTATGGATTGCAGAAGGCTTTATACCTTATCCCAAAAGTGACAAAACTTGGGAAGAAGTAGCAGAAGATTACTTTGATGAACTAGTATCTTGGTCTCTGATACATCAATGCTCCAATGATAATGACGGAAGAAACTTTGAAATGCACGACCTCGCCCAAGATTTGGCTATGACAGTTTCATTTCCATATTACATTAGGTTGGAAAAACATAAGCCACATAAAAAGGTGCTACATTTGTCATACAACAGAGCGGAATACAATAAATTTGATGAATTGGATGAATTAAAAGGTCTACGATCATTTTTAGCCATGCCATTGCAAGATTCACCGGTGTCTTATTCAATGCCAAAGAGGATATTTTTTGACTTATTGTCGACAAAGACACACTTACACGTGTTGTCTCTTTCACACTACCAGAATATCACTAAGTTGCCCAACTCTATTGGAAATTTGATATACCTGCGATACTTGAATCTCTCTGGCACTCGGATTAAAAGATTGTCTTCTGAAATGTGCAAGCTTTACAATTTGCAGACGTTGTTGCTGTCAAAATGTTTCGAACTCACTGAATTGCCAAGGGACATGGGGAAATTGGTGAACCTACGCCACCTTGACATCAGAGGCACTAAACTGAAGGAAATGCCTGTACAGATGTCCACACTAGAAAATCTACAGACATTGTCGGACTTTATAGTCAGCGTGAAGGATGTTGGATTAAAGATCGGAGATCTGGGAAAATATCCTCATCTAAGGGGAAACCTTTCCATCTCACAACTTGAAAATGTAACTGACCCATCCCATGCTTTTGAAGCAAATTTGATGTTTAAAAAAGAAATTGACGAGTTGGAACTAGGATGGTCTTACACAGCTCATTCAAACTCACAAATACAAAGTGTTGTATTGGAACGACTGCGTCCGCCGACAAATTTGAAGGGTCTTATCATCTCCGGATATGGTGGAGACAAATTACCAAATTGGTTGGGCGATTCTATATTTGGCAACATGGTGAGATTGAGTATCTCAGAGTGTAAAAATTGTTCAGGGCTACCATCGCTTGGGAAACTAAGCAATCTAAAAGAACTCTTCATTAGTAAGATGCAATCTGTAAAGAGTGTTGATATTGAGTTCTATGGAAGTGGTTCTCCTTCTTTTCAACCATTTCCCTCCTTGAAGACTCTGCACTTTAACCATATGGACGAGTGGGAGGAATGGGAGCTGATTGGAGGTTCATCTCCAGAGTTTCCTAGCCTAACACACCTCTCATTGGGATATTGTCCGAAACTCAATGGAAACATACCATGCAACCTTCTTAAGCTTACTTATCTGTCTGTGAAACTTTGTTCTGAACTCAGAGGGATGACGCTCTACAACCTTCCTTCCCTTATTGAACTTGAGTTAACCGAGTGTCCTCTACTGTTTGAGACAACTCCGCTATTTGACAGCCAATTGCCGAGTTGTCTCAATTCTCTTCAAAAGATGACTTTAAAAAACATTCCTTCTTTAACATCCTTTCCGAAAGACGGTCTTCCCAAAACCTTACATTCTCTCCATATTGATTACTGTGAGAATTTGGAGTTCCTTTCTCATGAATCTTTTCACAATTACTCATCACTCGAGCATTTGACTATATCCAATTGTTGTAATCCAATGACTTCATTTACCTTGTGCCCTCTCCCAGTCCTCCAAAGTCTATATATCGGTGGCTGCAAACATTTAAAATCCATATTAATTGTAGAAGATGTGTCACAACAGAATCTCTTGTTTCTTAGAACCATCACAGTAGAGTTTTGCAATGAACTAGAGTCGGTTTCCCTAACTGGATTTCCCATTCCTAACCTCACTCATTTAACTGTGCGTCAGTGTGAGAAGCTTTATTCTCTACCAAGACCAATGAACAGACTTGCTAGCCTTCATACGTTAAAAATTGATGGCCTTCCAAATCTGAAACAAGTTTCCAGAGATGACTTGCCTCTCAGTTTACGTGTACTTTATGGATAA